A region of Mesotoga sp. Brook.08.105.5.1 DNA encodes the following proteins:
- a CDS encoding DUF933 domain-containing protein, with protein MEIGIFGLPLSGKSTLFTLLTGVEPHSSHKNEAHTAVAKVHDRRVDELSKIFNPKKTVYATVSFTDIPGYDLSSNQKEKNRVLQFIQNSEAVLAVVRAFKDASVPWPTEAYTPVKQLETIVTELLVRDMEVVENRLARLEEAKKKRKLSTEEEREIELLHLIEKGFEDNSFASQIDFAEEDLKLLGSLALFTAKPIIVAINLDENQFSSGEYPERDLLLSRIDESGFAHIELSGKIEAELVELSDEDREMFMEELGISESGIERLSRVVYRHMGLISFLTVGEDEVRAWTIKKNTPAKAAAGKIHTDLERSFIRAEVIPYEEFMTVRSMQEAKSRGMVKVVGKEEIVKDGDIFHVLANA; from the coding sequence ATGGAAATAGGGATTTTTGGTCTGCCATTGAGTGGAAAGAGTACACTGTTCACCCTCCTAACCGGTGTTGAACCCCATTCAAGTCACAAAAACGAGGCCCATACAGCTGTTGCTAAAGTCCACGATAGGAGAGTAGACGAGCTTTCGAAGATCTTCAATCCGAAGAAGACTGTATATGCAACCGTTTCATTTACGGACATTCCTGGATACGACCTTTCCTCCAACCAGAAGGAAAAGAATCGAGTTCTCCAGTTCATACAGAACTCTGAAGCGGTTCTTGCAGTAGTAAGGGCGTTCAAGGACGCCTCAGTTCCCTGGCCAACCGAAGCCTACACACCTGTCAAGCAGCTGGAGACCATAGTGACAGAGCTTCTGGTTCGTGATATGGAGGTAGTTGAAAACCGGCTCGCAAGGCTTGAAGAAGCAAAAAAGAAACGAAAACTTTCAACAGAAGAGGAAAGAGAGATAGAACTTCTTCACCTGATCGAAAAGGGCTTTGAAGACAACAGCTTTGCCTCCCAAATCGATTTTGCAGAGGAAGACCTGAAGTTGCTCGGTTCGCTCGCCCTCTTCACAGCCAAGCCTATCATCGTTGCAATAAATCTCGATGAAAATCAGTTCTCCTCGGGTGAATATCCAGAGAGAGATTTGCTGCTCTCGAGAATAGACGAGAGTGGATTCGCGCACATAGAACTCTCTGGAAAGATTGAAGCAGAACTTGTGGAACTTTCAGATGAGGACAGGGAGATGTTCATGGAGGAACTCGGAATCTCCGAAAGTGGTATAGAAAGGCTTTCGAGAGTCGTGTATCGACACATGGGACTTATTTCCTTCTTGACCGTCGGCGAAGACGAGGTGAGAGCCTGGACCATAAAGAAGAACACCCCTGCAAAAGCTGCGGCTGGAAAGATACACACAGATCTCGAAAGAAGCTTCATAAGGGCGGAAGTGATACCATACGAGGAATTCATGACAGTGAGGAGTATGCAGGAAGCGAAGTCCAGGGGCATGGTTAAGGTTGTTGGAAAAGAGGAGATAGTCAAGGATGGTGACATCTTCCATGTCCTGGCCAATGCCTGA
- a CDS encoding F0F1 ATP synthase subunit C, translating to MDIGEGLMLMGKFIGAGLAMGIGAIGAGIGEGRIGASAMEAMARQPEMIGTLTTRMILADAIAETTGIYSLVIAFMILLVV from the coding sequence GTGGATATTGGAGAAGGCTTGATGCTGATGGGAAAGTTCATTGGTGCCGGACTGGCAATGGGCATAGGTGCTATCGGTGCCGGTATCGGTGAAGGTAGAATCGGTGCAAGTGCTATGGAGGCAATGGCAAGACAACCGGAAATGATCGGTACTTTGACCACGAGGATGATTCTTGCAGACGCTATCGCTGAAACAACTGGAATCTATTCGCTTGTTATAGCGTTCATGATTCTTCTCGTAGTCTAA
- the atpB gene encoding F0F1 ATP synthase subunit A → MKLNLTKSDKIFLGVVFGGYVAVIIYIVATGYKFQLEGVGQRWIYQLPFGEGPLSRINPLTIIMTWVVMGIVIFMATRVKVFKLVPGKKQSLLEALLDYIYDLVKDSVSRKEFVRPIFDIAASLFLFVIVSNFIGSFPGINAIPLESGGVKFTILSDSWYAPTSDLNMNLMLAFFVFVMSHVYAIKVKGWKSWGKSFFEPIWWMFPINIIGEIAKPLSHALRLFGNIMGGSILILILGYLVKYFVLPAALWGIFGLFFGAIQALIFTILAIAYISSLIE, encoded by the coding sequence GTGAAACTTAATCTCACTAAGTCTGACAAGATCTTCCTCGGGGTTGTCTTTGGCGGATATGTTGCAGTGATTATCTATATAGTTGCCACGGGCTACAAGTTCCAGCTTGAAGGCGTTGGGCAGCGATGGATATATCAACTGCCGTTTGGAGAAGGGCCGCTCAGCAGGATCAATCCACTAACAATAATCATGACGTGGGTGGTAATGGGGATAGTGATCTTCATGGCAACCAGGGTGAAGGTTTTCAAGCTCGTGCCCGGCAAAAAGCAAAGTCTTCTGGAGGCGTTGCTCGACTATATCTACGATCTCGTGAAGGATTCAGTTTCGAGAAAGGAGTTTGTGAGGCCGATATTCGATATTGCAGCCTCTCTGTTTCTGTTCGTAATCGTCTCAAACTTCATCGGAAGCTTCCCTGGAATAAACGCCATTCCTCTCGAAAGTGGAGGAGTGAAGTTCACAATTCTTTCAGACAGCTGGTACGCTCCTACCTCGGATCTGAACATGAATCTTATGCTCGCCTTCTTCGTTTTTGTCATGAGTCACGTCTACGCGATAAAAGTGAAAGGGTGGAAGAGTTGGGGAAAGAGTTTCTTTGAACCAATATGGTGGATGTTTCCCATTAACATCATCGGAGAAATCGCAAAACCATTATCACATGCTTTGAGGCTTTTCGGAAACATCATGGGCGGATCGATACTGATACTTATTCTTGGCTATCTTGTGAAGTACTTTGTTTTGCCTGCAGCTCTGTGGGGTATTTTCGGACTCTTCTTCGGGGCGATCCAGGCGCTTATCTTCACAATACTCGCAATTGCATATATTAGCTCATTAATAGAGTAA
- a CDS encoding AtpZ/AtpI family protein — translation MKDKRSKIDWTALSSLYQFAVIVIANIMVSGGIGYLFHKYVGMNRLWISFFMLFGAFSGIYNGIRYLMKEAERYDRNKDNDDQDIDNTGSPGNG, via the coding sequence TTGAAGGATAAGAGAAGTAAGATCGACTGGACGGCTCTCTCATCGCTCTATCAGTTTGCAGTTATTGTAATTGCTAATATAATGGTCTCAGGAGGTATTGGCTACCTTTTTCATAAGTACGTCGGAATGAATAGACTCTGGATTTCGTTTTTCATGCTTTTCGGAGCTTTTTCAGGCATATATAATGGGATTAGATATTTGATGAAAGAGGCAGAGAGATATGACAGAAACAAGGACAATGATGATCAAGACATCGATAATACTGGCAGTCCTGGCAATGGTTGA
- a CDS encoding TatD family hydrolase: MVTSSMSWPMPDFTSLKLVDTHAHISFSQFDHDRGRIIDQIEEDTISLLIEVGTNVKDSRRASDTVCGLKNAFFSAGVHPHDSSELDEQGVLTLEKLLSHPKAVALGEMGLDYFRNLSPVDAQINAFEIQLELASKLGKPVIIHVRDAYNEAYEIIKSTGYFNGVIHAFSGDLEFARKFVDLGLFLGIGGPVTYKKNDELRRVAREIPLERLLCETDCPYLPPVPLRGKRNEPYYVGYVIEEIAAQKNIPAVDCSVKLFENALELFSLKS, translated from the coding sequence ATGGTGACATCTTCCATGTCCTGGCCAATGCCTGATTTCACCTCTCTGAAGCTTGTAGATACTCACGCTCACATTTCCTTTTCTCAGTTCGACCATGACAGAGGAAGGATAATCGACCAGATAGAAGAGGACACCATCTCTCTTCTTATAGAGGTTGGAACCAATGTAAAGGACTCTCGAAGGGCGTCCGACACCGTGTGCGGTTTAAAGAACGCTTTTTTCTCCGCCGGGGTCCATCCCCACGACAGCAGCGAGCTCGATGAACAGGGAGTGCTTACACTTGAAAAACTCCTCTCTCATCCTAAGGCCGTCGCTCTAGGAGAAATGGGCCTCGACTACTTCAGAAACCTGTCTCCAGTCGATGCGCAGATCAACGCCTTCGAAATACAGCTAGAGCTTGCATCGAAACTGGGAAAGCCCGTAATTATTCACGTGCGCGATGCATACAACGAAGCCTACGAGATAATAAAGTCAACAGGATACTTCAACGGAGTAATTCATGCCTTTTCCGGTGATCTCGAGTTTGCCAGGAAGTTTGTCGATCTAGGCCTGTTCTTGGGAATAGGTGGACCGGTGACGTATAAGAAGAACGATGAACTAAGAAGAGTTGCGAGAGAGATTCCCCTTGAGAGGCTTCTCTGCGAGACAGACTGTCCGTATCTTCCACCGGTTCCCTTAAGAGGAAAGCGGAATGAGCCATACTACGTGGGGTATGTTATCGAAGAGATAGCCGCTCAGAAGAATATTCCGGCTGTAGACTGTTCCGTAAAGCTTTTCGAGAACGCTCTCGAGCTTTTCTCACTAAAATCATAG
- a CDS encoding carboxymuconolactone decarboxylase family protein yields MGRLEEFRRFREKMNNRILETGNIETKRFFSLDGAVYKDGALDSKTKELMGLVASAVLRCDDCIAYHIIQCKATGSSREEIMEALNVALVVGGSIVIPHFRRAVELLDELEAE; encoded by the coding sequence ATGGGAAGACTCGAAGAGTTCAGGCGTTTCCGAGAGAAAATGAATAACAGAATTCTAGAAACTGGTAATATTGAGACGAAGCGTTTTTTCTCGCTCGATGGAGCCGTTTACAAAGACGGGGCTCTCGATTCGAAAACGAAAGAGCTTATGGGATTGGTCGCTTCTGCAGTACTCAGGTGCGATGACTGCATTGCGTATCATATAATCCAGTGTAAAGCTACCGGTTCAAGTCGTGAAGAGATTATGGAGGCGCTCAATGTCGCACTAGTAGTCGGAGGCTCAATCGTCATACCACATTTTCGCAGGGCAGTTGAGCTGCTAGACGAACTGGAGGCAGAGTAA
- the atpH gene encoding ATP synthase F1 subunit delta, with amino-acid sequence MKRILSLSAKYANALFLSLPEEAREQGLKQLHELSKSVSNIDLSKFLFDPTLDAERKVRIFLSFVEKPLEQIERLISLLVSMKRLELLEDIVISFGARLLLESNRIDVEVDSAVALSSEERVAILKKVREKTGMEGVMKVNINPSLIAGYVIKFRDEVIDTSLSGRLKRVSQELGSGPREVIE; translated from the coding sequence GTGAAGAGAATTCTTTCACTTTCGGCAAAATACGCCAACGCTCTCTTCTTAAGCCTTCCCGAAGAGGCTAGAGAGCAAGGGCTGAAACAGCTCCATGAGCTTTCTAAAAGTGTTTCTAACATCGACCTTTCGAAATTCCTATTCGACCCAACTCTCGATGCAGAGAGAAAGGTAAGGATCTTCCTTAGCTTCGTTGAAAAACCTCTGGAACAGATTGAAAGGTTGATTTCGCTTCTGGTCTCTATGAAGAGGCTTGAATTGCTGGAAGATATCGTGATCTCCTTTGGTGCAAGGCTTTTGCTTGAAAGCAACAGGATTGATGTTGAAGTCGATTCGGCAGTAGCTCTCAGTTCTGAAGAGAGAGTTGCCATTCTCAAGAAAGTGAGAGAAAAGACTGGAATGGAGGGGGTTATGAAGGTCAATATTAATCCATCTCTCATTGCAGGATATGTAATTAAGTTCAGAGACGAAGTAATAGACACAAGTCTCAGCGGTCGTTTAAAGAGAGTGAGCCAGGAGCTGGGCTCGGGCCCTCGGGAGGTGATTGAGTGA
- a CDS encoding HAD family phosphatase codes for MKLFVFDVGGVIADNTSVVPAIRNFLGISEHDFVEIAETENLTALQTGRITVGEFVFSLSRKLGRPVPGNIWEMFFKPTPVEETIEIIKQLRKRYRVIAGTNTIEPHYEVHRSRGDYNIFDRVYASHIIGFAKPDRRFYRHILHEEDCGPEEAFFTDDTARNVKAAADMGIIAFQFTDPSSLRERLKEYL; via the coding sequence TTGAAGCTTTTTGTTTTCGATGTGGGAGGAGTAATAGCCGATAATACCAGCGTAGTTCCAGCTATTAGAAACTTCTTGGGGATTTCTGAACACGATTTCGTCGAAATTGCCGAGACGGAAAACCTTACTGCCTTGCAGACCGGAAGGATAACTGTTGGGGAGTTTGTTTTTTCTCTCTCCAGAAAGCTGGGCAGACCGGTTCCGGGGAATATCTGGGAGATGTTCTTCAAGCCCACCCCAGTTGAAGAGACCATAGAAATAATTAAGCAGTTGCGTAAGAGATATAGAGTGATTGCCGGAACAAACACAATTGAACCACATTACGAGGTACATAGGTCAAGAGGCGATTACAACATCTTTGACAGGGTCTACGCCTCGCACATTATTGGGTTTGCGAAACCCGATAGACGATTCTACAGACATATTCTTCATGAAGAGGATTGCGGGCCTGAGGAGGCTTTCTTCACAGATGATACGGCAAGAAATGTGAAAGCGGCGGCAGATATGGGAATTATCGCTTTTCAATTCACAGATCCATCGAGTCTACGAGAAAGACTCAAGGAGTACCTTTGA
- a CDS encoding Crp/Fnr family transcriptional regulator produces MNPLIYNLGRCGLFDGITVGQLERIFGCVRHRVTFFLQGELIEEQNALCDEMLILLQGSTKAQMQDFSGKAITIETMEAPSILASGFLFATKNVIPVDIVSTDKSAVLYIERDGIIWLCREYEVFLRNLLRDMGDRLTTLAEKIWMLSLNTLNQRLANFLLRQSEDLGNEFELKSTKEELADALGVARPSLSRVFASFVGENIIRQEGKLIKILDREALKRITGAV; encoded by the coding sequence TTGAACCCTTTAATCTACAACCTCGGTCGATGCGGTCTCTTTGATGGGATAACAGTGGGACAGCTTGAGAGGATATTTGGTTGTGTGAGACACAGAGTAACCTTCTTCCTGCAAGGGGAGTTGATCGAAGAACAGAATGCTCTCTGCGATGAAATGTTGATACTTCTTCAGGGTAGTACCAAAGCTCAAATGCAAGATTTCTCAGGGAAAGCAATAACCATAGAAACGATGGAAGCACCCTCAATTCTTGCATCTGGCTTTCTCTTCGCCACAAAGAACGTAATACCGGTCGACATAGTCTCAACCGACAAGAGCGCTGTTCTGTACATTGAAAGGGATGGAATAATCTGGCTCTGTAGAGAGTATGAGGTTTTTCTGAGAAACCTGCTGAGAGACATGGGGGACAGACTCACCACACTGGCTGAGAAAATCTGGATGCTGTCTCTCAACACGCTTAACCAACGGCTCGCTAATTTCCTTCTGAGACAAAGCGAAGACCTGGGTAACGAGTTTGAGCTGAAGAGCACTAAAGAAGAGCTTGCCGATGCTCTGGGAGTTGCCCGTCCATCTCTTTCGAGAGTATTCGCCAGTTTTGTCGGTGAGAATATAATCAGACAGGAAGGCAAACTGATCAAGATATTGGATAGAGAAGCTCTGAAGAGAATCACGGGCGCTGTTTGA
- the atpF gene encoding F0F1 ATP synthase subunit B, with product MIELNLTAILSILNFLLLFFVLKKVLFDKFFDILRQRKEKISNEIAEAEKMRTEANELRREYQAKMEEARSASDEIVAQAEKLAEEIVRQAREDAQDEIQRMYKSAELQIQREREEAADEVKGAIVTAAVAIVGRFLQKEMDENARKQYAKRILESMGDKE from the coding sequence TTGATTGAACTTAATCTGACGGCCATATTGTCGATACTGAACTTTTTGCTGCTCTTCTTTGTTCTGAAGAAGGTGCTATTTGACAAATTCTTCGACATCCTAAGACAGCGAAAAGAAAAGATCAGCAATGAGATAGCTGAGGCCGAGAAAATGCGGACTGAAGCCAACGAACTCAGAAGAGAATACCAGGCAAAAATGGAAGAGGCGCGTTCTGCTTCAGACGAAATCGTAGCACAGGCTGAAAAGCTAGCGGAAGAGATCGTAAGACAGGCAAGAGAAGATGCACAGGACGAGATACAGAGAATGTATAAGTCCGCCGAGCTTCAGATTCAGCGTGAGCGGGAAGAAGCTGCCGATGAGGTAAAAGGAGCGATAGTAACTGCCGCAGTAGCCATAGTAGGAAGGTTTCTTCAAAAGGAAATGGACGAAAACGCAAGGAAGCAATATGCAAAGAGGATTTTGGAGAGCATGGGTGATAAGGAGTGA
- the polA gene encoding DNA polymerase I, which yields MPGRLFLFDGTAIFYRGYYGIDVTLTNSKGEPTNALFGTARMLSKFTKERMKEGDYAIFAFDRKEETKRHKAYEAYKATREAMPDALVAQLRDIPELVEAFGIKFLSIAGLEADDIVATAAKRYRNDVDEVLVITGDKDLLQLVDDKIRILRFVTGLTDLELYDKKRVLSKFELEPERLHALLSLAGDSSDNIPGIPGIGIKTAQKLLKEYGDIDGIYENIRQLSPGLRKKLIDGRNSLELSMELVRLLDDEDLKITLDDIKYQGYRKSDLRKVLLKLEFSSIINEYSLIDEADDSLLDIDGYRLLKSEKELEKLFARMRENPLFAIDLETSSLDPHSAEIVGISVSFEEGTGYYIPIAHKSNEWQADKDKVLERLKELLEDEATKVIGQNLKFDYSVLSVNGIHPVDPEFDTMIAAYLLSPDTKRFNLDELALKFLGYKTIKFEDLMKRNQLGTDFSKVPLEEAARYSVEDADISLRLSGVLRKKIYEQELEEILRDIELALIPVLADLELNGVYFDIPSLNGLSKKYGKILDKILEDLFTLTGEQFNPNSPSQVGRVLFDRLGLAPSKKTKSGSYSTSAYALEELAGEHPAVQKLLDYRKYQKLKGTYLDSLPALVNSVTGRIHTSYHQTGTGTGRLSSSNPNMQNLPIRDEEGKEIRKCVVPQKKGWKIVSADYSQIELRILAHLSQDEQLLDAFKNERDVHSLTASNLYGVKGSDVTEEQRRIGKMVNFSIIYGISSYGLANRLKIPSNVAEEMISNYFKAYPQVRSFISNTISEAKEKGFVRTMFGRRREIPQFKTRNRNVIQEGERIAINTPIQGTAADIMKMAMIKIYKLLNENSMESFAILQVHDEMVYEAPESELDRLKEILKEGMSKVVTLSVPLDIEISVGDYWC from the coding sequence ATGCCCGGAAGACTGTTCTTATTCGATGGAACCGCGATTTTCTACCGCGGTTATTATGGAATTGATGTCACCCTCACTAATTCGAAGGGAGAGCCGACCAATGCTCTCTTCGGAACGGCCAGGATGCTTTCGAAGTTCACGAAAGAGAGAATGAAGGAAGGCGACTACGCAATCTTCGCCTTTGACAGAAAAGAAGAGACGAAGCGTCACAAGGCATACGAGGCCTACAAAGCTACAAGAGAAGCGATGCCTGATGCTCTTGTTGCACAGTTGAGGGATATTCCCGAGCTCGTCGAAGCGTTCGGAATCAAGTTCCTTTCGATTGCCGGGCTTGAGGCCGATGATATAGTTGCAACAGCGGCAAAACGTTATAGAAATGACGTCGACGAAGTGCTGGTCATTACGGGAGACAAGGATCTTCTTCAGCTTGTAGATGATAAGATACGCATTTTGCGTTTCGTTACAGGCCTTACCGATCTCGAGCTTTATGACAAGAAGAGAGTGCTGTCGAAGTTCGAACTCGAGCCAGAGAGGCTTCACGCCCTTCTATCTCTTGCAGGGGATTCATCCGACAACATCCCCGGGATTCCGGGAATCGGAATAAAGACTGCTCAGAAGCTTCTGAAGGAGTATGGCGATATCGACGGCATTTACGAGAACATAAGACAGTTGAGTCCGGGACTTAGGAAGAAGCTAATTGACGGGCGAAACTCGCTGGAATTGTCGATGGAACTCGTCAGACTCTTAGATGATGAAGACTTGAAGATCACTCTGGATGATATAAAATACCAAGGCTACAGAAAGAGTGATCTTCGGAAAGTTCTGCTCAAGTTGGAGTTCTCCTCGATAATCAATGAGTATAGTCTGATCGATGAAGCAGATGACTCGCTTTTGGATATAGACGGATACAGACTCTTGAAGAGCGAAAAGGAGCTCGAAAAGCTGTTTGCCAGGATGCGCGAAAATCCTCTGTTCGCGATTGACCTCGAGACTTCCTCGCTGGATCCTCATTCAGCCGAGATAGTAGGCATTTCTGTCTCTTTTGAGGAAGGGACCGGGTACTATATACCAATCGCTCACAAGTCAAATGAATGGCAGGCTGACAAAGATAAGGTTCTCGAGAGACTAAAAGAGCTGCTCGAAGACGAAGCGACGAAAGTGATCGGTCAAAATCTGAAGTTCGACTATTCGGTACTGTCGGTAAACGGCATTCATCCGGTCGACCCTGAGTTTGATACTATGATTGCAGCTTATCTGCTCTCTCCGGATACAAAACGCTTTAATCTTGACGAACTGGCGCTGAAGTTTCTTGGATACAAGACGATCAAATTCGAAGACCTTATGAAGAGGAACCAGTTGGGCACTGATTTTTCAAAAGTGCCGCTGGAAGAGGCGGCACGTTATTCTGTTGAAGATGCAGACATCTCTCTGAGGCTTTCTGGTGTTTTGAGAAAGAAGATATACGAACAGGAGCTCGAGGAGATTCTCAGAGACATAGAGTTGGCTTTGATTCCTGTGCTTGCCGATCTAGAATTGAACGGAGTGTACTTCGACATTCCCTCGCTCAACGGCCTGTCAAAGAAGTACGGAAAGATTCTTGACAAGATTCTTGAAGATCTCTTCACTTTGACCGGGGAGCAGTTCAATCCTAACTCTCCTTCTCAAGTGGGTCGTGTCCTTTTCGACAGACTGGGACTCGCTCCTTCGAAGAAGACCAAGAGCGGCTCTTATTCAACAAGCGCGTACGCTCTTGAAGAGCTCGCAGGGGAACACCCGGCGGTTCAGAAGCTTCTTGACTACAGGAAGTACCAGAAGCTGAAGGGAACGTATCTCGATTCGCTTCCTGCTCTTGTGAACAGCGTGACGGGAAGAATACACACAAGTTACCATCAGACGGGAACGGGAACGGGAAGGCTTTCAAGCAGTAATCCAAATATGCAGAATCTTCCAATAAGAGATGAAGAGGGAAAGGAAATAAGAAAGTGCGTTGTTCCCCAGAAGAAAGGCTGGAAAATAGTCAGCGCAGACTATTCTCAGATTGAGCTCAGAATTCTCGCACATCTTAGCCAGGATGAGCAATTGCTAGATGCCTTCAAGAACGAGAGAGATGTTCACAGCCTCACTGCTTCAAATCTTTATGGAGTCAAGGGAAGCGATGTAACAGAAGAGCAGAGGAGAATAGGAAAAATGGTGAACTTCTCGATAATTTACGGCATCTCTTCTTACGGACTTGCAAATAGGCTGAAGATCCCTTCCAATGTCGCCGAGGAAATGATTTCCAATTACTTCAAAGCCTATCCACAGGTAAGGTCCTTCATTTCCAATACCATCTCTGAGGCCAAAGAGAAGGGCTTTGTCAGAACTATGTTTGGAAGAAGGCGAGAGATACCGCAGTTTAAGACTAGGAATCGAAACGTCATTCAGGAAGGCGAGAGAATTGCCATTAACACTCCTATTCAAGGAACAGCTGCAGATATAATGAAGATGGCTATGATAAAGATCTATAAGCTTCTCAACGAAAACAGCATGGAGAGCTTTGCCATTCTTCAGGTCCACGATGAGATGGTTTATGAAGCTCCCGAAAGTGAGCTTGATAGACTCAAAGAGATTCTGAAGGAGGGAATGTCAAAAGTTGTAACTTTGAGTGTTCCTCTGGATATCGAAATCTCTGTAGGTGACTACTGGTGTTGA